From one Vicinamibacteria bacterium genomic stretch:
- a CDS encoding tetratricopeptide repeat protein, whose product MSRIEDLQKRLESDPNSRIFVQLAEEYRKAGLLDKAIEVCQSGLQKHPHYPSARVALGRALLEAGQHDKASAEFESVLQAVPDNILANKFLGETYHSLGRLSEALTKYEVAHSLAPEDTEIEERMGRLRGEMDLLPPLPTPVADNASTEVPFVEASEQTLFVA is encoded by the coding sequence ATGAGCCGTATCGAAGATCTCCAGAAACGTCTCGAGTCGGACCCCAACTCGCGAATATTCGTGCAGCTCGCCGAGGAGTACCGTAAAGCGGGCCTTCTCGACAAGGCCATCGAGGTCTGCCAGTCAGGGCTGCAAAAGCACCCCCATTACCCCTCGGCCCGGGTCGCGCTGGGGCGGGCCCTCCTCGAGGCCGGGCAGCACGACAAGGCGAGTGCCGAGTTCGAGTCCGTTCTCCAGGCCGTTCCCGACAACATACTGGCGAACAAGTTTCTTGGTGAGACGTACCACAGTCTCGGCCGGCTCTCCGAAGCGCTTACGAAGTACGAAGTGGCTCATTCGCTCGCTCCGGAGGACACCGAGATCGAAGAGCGTATGGGCCGGCTTCGTGGCGAGATGGACCTGCTTCCGCCGCTTCCGACTCCGGTAGCCGACAACGCGTCGACGGAAGTTCCGTTCGTCGAGGCTTCTGAGCAGACTCTCTTCGTAGC